AGAGCCGTTCCTCCACCCGCTTGGGAGAGAGCTCACGCACCGCAGAGGCACCGAAGAGCTTGAGGTAGACAAGAAGCGCGTCACCCACGGCGAAGGATTGACCATCGTCCGTCATGGACTGTGCCACCTCGGTGAAGATGCCGAGAAACGTGCGGAGTGCGCGCACCTCGTCCTCGGGCCACGGGTGCGCGAGGTCACGTCCCAGAAGCTGTGCAAGAAGGCCGTACGATCCCGGACGCGAGAAGAAGAGGCCATAGAGCGGGCAGACCCTCCAGAAGTCCAGAAACTCGAAGTAAAGGCGGCTTTCCAGGTCGTCGCTGCGGTGTGGCAAGATGCGAGTGACCTCGGCCTGGATGGTCGGCATGTGAAGGAACTTCAGGACTGAGCAGCGCTTGTTTCCCTCAAGCACGTAGAATCGCTGGAGGTACTCATATACCTTGATGGGGTCCCGTATCCCCTCGTCGAGCTGCGACTGGAAGAGCGCCGACCATTTCTCGGCAAACTCGGAGTTACTATCTGCGAGCGGCATGAAGCTGCGGGAGAAGATGCTCTGGCGGCCGCGCGTGCGCGTGCCCATGATGAGCTCGCAGCGTATCTCCATGAGGCCGATCGGCAGCTCGTGCAAGGTGGCGATGTCATCGACCATGGCGTCGAGCGCCGGCAGATAGGGGTAGATCCCCCTGGCTATGTCATCCCTGACCTGCCTGCGCCCGAGGGCACGGGCCTTACGGTAGTGTTCTGACACCCCTGATCGCCTCCCTTGGGGCTGTGGGTTACCTCCCATGGGACTGTGGGCCAGGTACCTGCGCACGCCAGCGTCCCAGTTCTGTGGACGCCACAATCATGCGTGCCACCGGACCCAAGCATAGCACGCCTACGGGCGGCAAGGCCGGTGGAGCGCGCGAGGCCTCGCATTCCATCGAGACGCTGACATCTGAGTCTTCATAGGACACATGTGCCGACACCCCGCCCTGCAGACGCTGATATGATAGGCACAACGGGATCTGACATGTCACGCCCGCCTCAGCTGGGCCGAAGGGAGCGCACGTATATGAAGTTTGACAACAAGATCATGCTCATCACCTATGCCGATAGCTTGGGCAAGAACCTGCGCGAGCTCGACGAGGTTCTCGCGACGTACTTCGATCAAGCTGTGGGAGGGGTGCACATCCTGCCATTCTTCCCAAGCTCCGCAGATCGCGGTTTCGCACCGATGCGTTATGACATTGTGGATCCCGCGTTCGGCAGCTGGGATGATGTCAGGCGCATCGGACAGAGACGCTACCTCATGTTCGACTTCATGATCAACCACATCTCGCGCCACTCTCCCTACTTCGAGGACTTTTTGGCCAAGAAGGACGCCTCCGAGTTCTCGGATTTCTTCATCCGCTACAAGGACTTCTGGAGAAGGGAGGGCGGCTTTCCCACGCAGGAGGAGGTCGATGCCATCTACAAGCGCAAGCCACGGGCACCCTACGTGGAGGTGCCGTTCGCTGACGGCACGAGCGAGAAGCTCTGGTGTACCTTCGGTGAGGAGCAGATAGACATCAATGTGAAGAGCGAGCGCGCACAGCGCTTCTTCAAAGAGACGCTCGAGCATATGGCCAACAACAACGCATCGATCATACGCTTGGACGCCTTTGCTTACGCGGTCAAGAAGGCGGGTACGAGCTGCTTCTTCGTTCAGCCCGAGACGGGGAAGCTGCTTCAGGAGATGCAGAAGGTGATCGACCCCTTTGGGACGATGGTCCTGCCGGAGATTCATGAGCACTATACCATCCAGATGAAGGTAGCGCAGATGGGCTACTGGATCTATGACTTCGCGCTGCCGGTTCTCACCTTGCATGCGCTCTACTCCGGTGACGGGCGCTACCTCAAGCGTTGGATTGACATGAGTCCCAAGCACCAATTCACGACGCTTGACACCCACGACGGCCTGGGCATCGTGGATGTCAAGGACCTCCTGCCCGATGAGGCGGTGGACTTCACCAAGGAGAAGATGTTCTCCGAGGGAGCTAACGTCAAGAGGATCTATAACACCGAGGCCTACAACAACCTCGACATCTATCAGGTGAATACCACCTACTACTCAGCACTGGGCAATGATGATGACGCCTACCTGCTGGCCCGTGCCATCCAGTTCTTTGCCAAGGGCATTCCCATGGTGTACTACGTGGGACTGCTTGCAGGCGCCAATGACCTCGAGCTACTCGAGGCAACAAAGGAGGGGCGCAACATCAACCGCCACTACTACACGCTCGAGGAGATTGCACGCGAGGTCGAGCGGCCCGTGGTGCGCAGGCTCATCGAGCTCATGGAGCTCAGGAACGCCCACCCTGCCTTCGATGTCGAGGGTGAGTGCGAGGTTACCGTCGGCGAAGGCGGTGCGCTGACGATCCGCCGGACGAGTCCTGATGGCAGCGCCTGGGCGCAACTTGACGCTAGGCTCGCTGAGCACAGCTTCACGCTCACACACTCATAGGAGGAGTTGTGGGCGGGGTTTTGGTTGAGACTCACGGTTAGCGCGCACGCAGACTGCGCCTTTTGGTGACGCCGCGACCGCAGACTGCGCTTTTTCGTTATGCCCCACATGCAGAATGCGCTTTTTCGTAGAGTGCGCCTTTCCTCACCTGGGCAAACGTGGCGCCACCTCACGGAAAAGCGCATTCTGGTCCAGACGCCTCACGGAAAAGCGCATTCTGTCCTGATCGACTCACGGAAAGGCGCACTCTGCGATCCCCAGATCGCGCAAACTGCGCCTTTCCGTCACGCTGCGGCGCCCGGGAGGTGTCGGACAACCCCCCGCCAGGCTGCGGGGCACTATGGAAAGAGGCTCAACTGGGCAAATGCGCTCGAGCAACCCCCCCGCCAGCCTGCGGGGCGGGTTGTGCCAAGTAGCAGAAACGGGGACGACCACGTCTGTGACCGCCCCCGTCCGTCGTGCACCTCTACACGCCCGCTCAAATCGTGCGGGCTCGTTCAAACTACCGCTACGCGAGTCCAGACTCCGACGCGGGAAGTGCCTTTTTCCATAGCGAGATGATGAGGGTACCCACTACAGAACCGATAAGTACGGATGCAGCGTACATCAGGGGATTACCGATGACAGCAATGACCCAGATGCCGCCATGCGGGGCAGGCAGTGTGCAGCCAAAGAGCGCGGAAAGTCCGCCCGCGATAGCCGAGCCGATGATGCAGGACGGCAGCACGTGTCCGGGGTCGGCGGCGGCGTAGGGAATGGCGCCCTCAGAGATGAACGAGAGGCCCATGATGTAGTTTACGAGGCCAGCATCACGATTCGCCTTCGTCCACCTGTTCTTGAAGAAGGTTGTGGAGAGGGCGATGACCAGAGGAGGTACCATGCCGCCCGCCATGACGGAGGCCATGATGATCTGGCCAGTAGTCCCGCCGGGGGTGACGAGCGCCGCTGTGCCGAAGACGTAGGCAGCCTTGTTGAACGGACCACCCATGTCGATGGACATCATGCCACCGACGACGGCTCCCAGAAGCACGATATTGCCCGTACCCATGCCGTTCAGGAAGTCGGAAAGGCCGGTGTTGATGGCGCCAAAGAGCGGGTTCAGGACCAGCATCACGATGCCGATGGCCAAGATGCCCAGCAGCGGGTAGAGCAGGATGGGCTTGATGCCCTCAAGCGAGGCAGGGAGGTTGTCGCACATCCGCTCGATGCCCAGCATGAGGTAGCCTGCTGCGAAGCCTGCGAAGAGCGCGGCGATAAAGCCGCCCGAGATGGTGGTGGGCGGGGTGGCGGCGTTAATGTTGGCAAGATAGGCCAGGTCATAGCCCGTCTTCGCAAAGAGACCGCCGACGAAGCCAGGCGCAAGTCCCGGCCTGTCTGCAATGGACTCCGCGATGTAGGCCGCGAGGATGGGAAGCATCAGGCCAAAGGCCTCGCCGCCGATGGTCTTGAAGAGCGCGGCGGCCGGGATCGTCGAGCCATAGGTAGCGGTGCCTGCCGCCTTGATATCGACCAGGAAGGCGATGGCGGTGAGGATGCCGCCGCCGATAACGAAGGGCAGCATGTGGCTGACGCCGTTCATTAGGTGCTTGTAGAGAATATGTCCGACGGAGTCCTTCTCGCCCGATATCGCTGAGCTTGCTGTGGCGACAGAGCCTTCCTGTACGGGCGCCTCGCCGTTCAGGATGATGTTGATGAGCTTCTCGGGCTCTTGGATGCCTGCGGAGACGTTCGTGGAGTAGACCGGCTTACCCGCGAAGCGCTCGCGCTCGACGTTTTTGTCTGCCGCTATGATGATGCCCTTGGCGTGGGCGATCTCCTCGGCGGTGAGAACGTTCTTCGCGCCTGCGGAGCCCTGGGTCTCGGCCTTGAGCTTGATGCCCATCTCTGTGGCCTTCTTCTCTAAGGCCTCTGCTGCCATGTAGGTGTGCGCGATGCCGGTGGGGCAGGCCGTGATGGCAAGGACTTCGGGTAGGTCACTCTCCGCCTTGGGTGCCGCGTCCTTTTTGGCCTCCTGAGCCTTCTCGGCGTCACGCTCGGCCTCGCCCCGGTCAATGGTCGCGAGGAACTCCTCAGGCGTCTTCGCCGAGCGCAGGGCGTTAGCGAACTCCTCGTGCATCAGGAGCTGAGAGAGCTTTGCCAGCATCTCCAGATGCACGTTGTTCTGTCCCTCAGGTGCGGCGATCATGAAGGCGAGCGTCGCGGGTGCATCATCAGGTGCTTTCCAGTCAACGCCCTTGGCAAGCGTCATCGCGGCTAGGCCGGGCTTCTTGACGGCCTTCGTCTTGGCATGGGGTATCGCGATGCCATCTCCCACCGCTGTGGAGAACTCCCCCTCACGTGCAAGAATCGCCTTCTTGTACTCCACAGTGTCGGCGATGTTGCCCGAGGCATCCTGCAGGGCGACGAGCTGATCTATGGCGTCCATCTGATCGGACGGAACGGCATTGATCTTGATACCCTCGGGTCTCAACAGGTCGGTGATCTTCATGTACCCACCTTTCTCTTGTCCGCCTGCGTGACCGGCGGATGCCAGTTACCTTGTTGGGTCAAGTATGGCTCATTGTCTGTGCGTCCGAGCGGTCTTTTACGCGCACGGTCGGCCTGGTGGGTGTGCGGTGATCAGCGGCTGTTCTGTGGCATCTTGCGCAAGGTTCGAGTGGCAGATACCTGGATGAGAGGCAGATTCCTGGGTCCTGATTCAGGGGCTGGTGGTCAGCGCAGCACGCTTTCGGTTTTTCTGATCACTGGGTCTTAGGGCTCTTGGTCACGGAGGTGTCCGTAACTTTGGTGAGAGGGTCCGTTCCGCCCCGGACATATCGTTATGCTATCGTACTATGCAACTGTGGCCTTAATGCAGAGAGCAAGGAGTGTTCCAACATGTCCGAATACAAGTTCTGTCGCAGGTGCGGGACGCAACTCGGCCCTGACGACAACTTTTGCACGGCGTGTGGGGCACCCACAGATGAGGACTTCTTGGTAGCGGGGGATGGTCTGCCGGTTATGCCGGTGGGTCAGGTTGCGCCCGAGGCCCCCTTGCCCGAGGCCGCTGCTCCCGTACCAGGTGCGCTCGACGTGGCGGCCGCGAGCGGAGAGACCGTGTCATCCGACAATCCGACGGCTATCTGGGGTGGGGCAGACACGGCCGCGATCCCCGAGCCTATGGCCCCCTCTGTGTCGCCAGCCATGGGTTGGGGTCCGTCCCCAGAGCAATCCGGTGTTGCGCCCGATGCTGGCACCGTAGATACTCCCAGTGGTCCCCTTCCTGCCAGTGATGTCTTGGGTCCGTCAGACGTCTCAGGTGGCGCTGAAGCGTTCAACACAGATGGTATTGCTAGCGCGAGCGCCCAGCCATTCGCTTTCGTTCCCCCATACGGTGGGGGTGTTACCGGGGCATCCGATGCCGTTGCCCAGGCACCTGTGACAGCCACCTCGCCTTCGGATGCCGATATCTCTAGCGTGTCTGCTGATACTGATGATCGGTGGTTCGCTAAGGTACTTGACGTCGACGACGCGCCTGCAGCTTTCGCCTCAGCCTCCGGTGGCGACGCGCCCGCTGATGTGCCCGTCGACGCGCCCGCCCCGCCCGCTGATGCGCCCGTCGACGCGACTGTCCCGCCTGCAGCTTTCACCTCAGCTTCCGGTGATGACGCGACTGTTCCGCCCGCTGACGCGCCCGCCATCCCGCCCGCAGCTTTCGCCGCAGCCTCCGGTGGCGACGCGCCCGCCTCGCCCGTAGACGCGCCCGCCCCGCCTGCGGCTTTCGCCTCAGCCTCCGGTGGCGACGCGCCCGCCTCGCCCGTAGACGCGCCCGTAGACGCGCCCGCCCCGCCTGCGGCTTTCGCCTCAGCCTCCGGTGGCGAGGCGCCCGCAGTCTCCGGTGGTGCCCCTATTCCATACCTCGGCGTCTCTGAGCCAGATACGAATGCTCCTGCCTCGTCTGCCAATGCACCCATCATGCCGGTAGACTTGCGGCCGACGGGAGACTCCCCGATGCCGGGAGCTTCGACCGCAGCTACTGTCGATTCAGCTGCCACGAGGAGATCTCCCAAAAGAAAGGTGGCGGCGGGCATTGGAGTGGTCCTCCTTGTCGTCTTAGCGGTACTTGGATTTTTTGTGTACAAGCATTCGCGTGAGGAGGCCGCACGCGACGCAATCGTTGCCACGACGCAATCCATGGTTGCATGTGACGAGGGTCTCCAGCGTCTCGATAGCGTTGCCGAGCTCAACCACTCATACCTGCTCCCTGATAAGACCGACACGGCGAAAGCTGATAAGACCGACACGGCGAAACGCGGACTCGACGAGGCATCCTCCAGCTTGACTGACGCTCGCAGGAGCCTTGAGTCGGCGAAGTCTGATGGGTGGGCTCTTGATGATGACGCGAGGCATACCCTCGACGTGCTCCAGGATGGACTTGATGCCCGTAGAGGTATGATCGACGCCGGTAGCCAACTCGTTAACTCGCTGGCCGACGTCCAGTCGGCTGCAGAGGAGCTGGCTCACCTCATGGCAGATAGCTCGCTCTTCCTGGACTCATCCGATAATGCGGTGAACACCCTGAACAGCTCGTCGCGCTATATCGACCAGATCGACACTACGACTATGATAAACGACCTCGAGAGTGCCAAGAAGTACCAGGCCAGTATGTCGGATGACCTCAGGGCGGCGCGAGAGAAGCTCCCCTCGGCGAATCTCTCTAGCTATCAGACGACCGTCGAGAGGGCGAGCACCATGGTCACTGCGCTTCAAGATATCCTTGATGCCATACAGGCCCAGGATGCGGCGAAGGCCAATGATGCTGCCACGGCGCTCAATGCTGCGATCGATTCGTTCAACGACGCACGCAGGGGGTTGCCTTCGTTGGCTGAGGGTATTGAGTCTCTCGTCCCAGACAACGCGAAAGGCTATGCTAAGGACTATCGCGCTCAGCGCGAGCGGGTGGTTGAGACGCTCGCGGAGCTGGGAGGCAATCCACTGACGAGGGACGTTGTGAACGGCTCGAAGCTTCTCCAGGGAAGTCATGCCTGAGGGACTTACGCCTTTCCCGTGCTGTTGGGGCCTATCGGTGTGACACGGGATAGATCAAGCCCAACCGACTGAGGGCTACCGATCGTAGGGTCATAGCGGTGCGAGAGGAGCTTCCAGGAGTCGTTCGGTCTGGCTCTATGTTGCGCCTCCGCTTCCTTGGCGACAGGCCTCCACAAAGTGTCGAATGATCCTCTGCTGCCTGTCATCATGTCGCCACATGAGCTCGGGATGCCACTGGACGGCGCGGACAAAGCGCCTCTCGGGCATCTCGATGGCCTCGATGATCCCGTCATCAGAAACCGCTGCCCGCGCCAAACCATCAGCAAGCTTGCGAATGGCCTGGTGGTGCCTACTGTTGACGCCGATTGTCTCTTCGCCCAGCAGATGCTTGAGGTAACCGCCCTCAAGCAGGGTCACACGGTGTGACATGCGCTCGAGGGGCGGCTCCATGAAGTGAGGGCACCCTGTGTGGTACTGGCTGGGAAGGTCCTGGTAGAGCGTACCTCCCAAGGCGACGTTGATCGCCTGCATGCCACGGCAGATGCCAAAGACGGGCAGATCCCTGTCGATCGCACGTCTGATGAGGGAGATCTCGAACTGGTCAAGGTCATCGAAGGGTGGATTGACCTGGGGGAGAGGCTCTTCTCCGTAGGTCGCGGGATTTATGTCGACCCCTCCGGTGACAAGGATGCCGTTCACGAGGCCAAGCAGCTGGTCAATGTCGCGTGCGTCATCGGTCAAGGGCAGCATGAGGGGCAGGCCGCCGCAGGCTCTGAGGACGGAAAAGTATCCCGGTCTCACCCCGAGCACCCTTTCGTTGCCCTCATAGTGTGGCGTAACCCCGATGATTGGCTTCATGCGCGTCTGCTCCTGACTGTGTGCTGTCGTGAGATGACTGCCTGCGCGTCTAGCCTAGCGCGATCATTGGAGACTGGCGTGGAGGCTTATGAAATCGCTCAGAATCTATCACCTTGACGCCAGACGCTTGGGAATGCCATTGGCTTGGCCGTGCGTCGGTAATGACCCTGTAACAGCTTCCTTCCAAGACATGCGACTCTCTGGCCAGCCCATTCATGTCAAGAACCTGTCGACACAGATCTAAGTGTGTATAGCTAAGATTTTGGACTTTCCAGCGTTTGCGTGGTGAGCGGGTGGGTAGAACCTTCCTTGGTATACGTGCGGTGGGTGTGACGCCAGGCCACGTCGCTGCCTTTGAGGGAAAGGACCACATGACCTATGAAGCAATTCAAGACAGAGAGCAAGAAGCTGCTCGACCTCATGATCAACTCGATCTACACCAACAAGGAGATCTTCCTGCGTGAGCTCATCTCCAACGCCTCGGATGCCCTCGATAAGTTGAGCTTCGAAGCGATCAAGAACCCTGACCTTGGTGTCGACCAGT
The DNA window shown above is from Olsenella sp. oral taxon 807 and carries:
- a CDS encoding fructose-specific PTS transporter subunit EIIC, which encodes MKITDLLRPEGIKINAVPSDQMDAIDQLVALQDASGNIADTVEYKKAILAREGEFSTAVGDGIAIPHAKTKAVKKPGLAAMTLAKGVDWKAPDDAPATLAFMIAAPEGQNNVHLEMLAKLSQLLMHEEFANALRSAKTPEEFLATIDRGEAERDAEKAQEAKKDAAPKAESDLPEVLAITACPTGIAHTYMAAEALEKKATEMGIKLKAETQGSAGAKNVLTAEEIAHAKGIIIAADKNVERERFAGKPVYSTNVSAGIQEPEKLINIILNGEAPVQEGSVATASSAISGEKDSVGHILYKHLMNGVSHMLPFVIGGGILTAIAFLVDIKAAGTATYGSTIPAAALFKTIGGEAFGLMLPILAAYIAESIADRPGLAPGFVGGLFAKTGYDLAYLANINAATPPTTISGGFIAALFAGFAAGYLMLGIERMCDNLPASLEGIKPILLYPLLGILAIGIVMLVLNPLFGAINTGLSDFLNGMGTGNIVLLGAVVGGMMSIDMGGPFNKAAYVFGTAALVTPGGTTGQIIMASVMAGGMVPPLVIALSTTFFKNRWTKANRDAGLVNYIMGLSFISEGAIPYAAADPGHVLPSCIIGSAIAGGLSALFGCTLPAPHGGIWVIAVIGNPLMYAASVLIGSVVGTLIISLWKKALPASESGLA
- a CDS encoding gamma-glutamyl-gamma-aminobutyrate hydrolase family protein produces the protein MKPIIGVTPHYEGNERVLGVRPGYFSVLRACGGLPLMLPLTDDARDIDQLLGLVNGILVTGGVDINPATYGEEPLPQVNPPFDDLDQFEISLIRRAIDRDLPVFGICRGMQAINVALGGTLYQDLPSQYHTGCPHFMEPPLERMSHRVTLLEGGYLKHLLGEETIGVNSRHHQAIRKLADGLARAAVSDDGIIEAIEMPERRFVRAVQWHPELMWRHDDRQQRIIRHFVEACRQGSGGAT
- a CDS encoding zinc ribbon domain-containing protein, with protein sequence MSEYKFCRRCGTQLGPDDNFCTACGAPTDEDFLVAGDGLPVMPVGQVAPEAPLPEAAAPVPGALDVAAASGETVSSDNPTAIWGGADTAAIPEPMAPSVSPAMGWGPSPEQSGVAPDAGTVDTPSGPLPASDVLGPSDVSGGAEAFNTDGIASASAQPFAFVPPYGGGVTGASDAVAQAPVTATSPSDADISSVSADTDDRWFAKVLDVDDAPAAFASASGGDAPADVPVDAPAPPADAPVDATVPPAAFTSASGDDATVPPADAPAIPPAAFAAASGGDAPASPVDAPAPPAAFASASGGDAPASPVDAPVDAPAPPAAFASASGGEAPAVSGGAPIPYLGVSEPDTNAPASSANAPIMPVDLRPTGDSPMPGASTAATVDSAATRRSPKRKVAAGIGVVLLVVLAVLGFFVYKHSREEAARDAIVATTQSMVACDEGLQRLDSVAELNHSYLLPDKTDTAKADKTDTAKRGLDEASSSLTDARRSLESAKSDGWALDDDARHTLDVLQDGLDARRGMIDAGSQLVNSLADVQSAAEELAHLMADSSLFLDSSDNAVNTLNSSSRYIDQIDTTTMINDLESAKKYQASMSDDLRAAREKLPSANLSSYQTTVERASTMVTALQDILDAIQAQDAAKANDAATALNAAIDSFNDARRGLPSLAEGIESLVPDNAKGYAKDYRAQRERVVETLAELGGNPLTRDVVNGSKLLQGSHA
- the gtfA gene encoding sucrose phosphorylase produces the protein MKFDNKIMLITYADSLGKNLRELDEVLATYFDQAVGGVHILPFFPSSADRGFAPMRYDIVDPAFGSWDDVRRIGQRRYLMFDFMINHISRHSPYFEDFLAKKDASEFSDFFIRYKDFWRREGGFPTQEEVDAIYKRKPRAPYVEVPFADGTSEKLWCTFGEEQIDINVKSERAQRFFKETLEHMANNNASIIRLDAFAYAVKKAGTSCFFVQPETGKLLQEMQKVIDPFGTMVLPEIHEHYTIQMKVAQMGYWIYDFALPVLTLHALYSGDGRYLKRWIDMSPKHQFTTLDTHDGLGIVDVKDLLPDEAVDFTKEKMFSEGANVKRIYNTEAYNNLDIYQVNTTYYSALGNDDDAYLLARAIQFFAKGIPMVYYVGLLAGANDLELLEATKEGRNINRHYYTLEEIAREVERPVVRRLIELMELRNAHPAFDVEGECEVTVGEGGALTIRRTSPDGSAWAQLDARLAEHSFTLTHS